The genomic window tctatataaacaaatgcaaacaaacaaaattatcacAGATTTGAAActtattaatatttcaaaaaaacaaaaaatggatcCCAACAAAGCTGAAATTAGTCGTCTTGAGGTACTTCCTCAAGATCTACTCGGAGAAATAGTTGCCAAAATAGGGGCAAAATACGCTGAAGATTATCACAATTGCATCCTTTCATGCAAAGAACTAGGTGCATCAGCAAACGATGAACGCGTGCTCAAAACCCTTAATCTTGCTCCGTTGGTGAAGAAACCGTTATCATGCCGCAAACACCTTCTTATTATGAAGAAATGTCTTGCCAACAACAACCCGGATGCTCACTACATAAAAGGTATAATATGGTACTTTAACCTTGATCATTGTGACGTTGGTCTCCACCATATTGGCATAGCAGCTAACTGAGGCCAGAAAGAAGCAATCTACATGTATGCCATGCTATTATTATGTAGAAGAAGGACTGAAGAGGGAAAAACCTATATGAGCCAACTTG from Arabidopsis thaliana chromosome 3, partial sequence includes these protein-coding regions:
- a CDS encoding F-box family protein (F-box family protein; BEST Arabidopsis thaliana protein match is: F-box family protein (TAIR:AT2G35280.1); Has 25 Blast hits to 25 proteins in 5 species: Archae - 0; Bacteria - 0; Metazoa - 0; Fungi - 0; Plants - 25; Viruses - 0; Other Eukaryotes - 0 (source: NCBI BLink).) — encoded protein: MDPNKAEISRLEVLPQDLLGEIVAKIGAKYAEDYHNCILSCKELGASANDERVLKTLNLAPLVKKPLSCRKHLLIMKKCLANNNPDAHYIKGIIWYFNLDHCDVGLHHIGIAAN